One Nocardia iowensis DNA window includes the following coding sequences:
- a CDS encoding APC family permease: MTTDSDALRRRLGLTDAVVIGLGSMIGAGIFAALAPAAGAAGSWLLLALAVAALLAYCNATSSARLAALYPVSGGTYVYGRERLGAFWGYLAGWGFVVGKSASCAAMALTVGSYAWPEHARVVAVGTVVAITAINYTGVQKSATATRIIVTGVLVVLATVVIVGFFGKHSAATALPDKVGVRGVLEAAGLLFFAFAGYARIATLGEEVREPRRTIPRAIMIALGVALAVYALVAISALTVLGSAGLTAGSDPLARLVSAAGAPGWAPVVRAGAVLAAAGSLLALILGVSRTVLAMARDRYLPGALAAVHPRFGVPHRAELVVSACVAVIAGVFDLRAAIGFSSFTVLFYYLIANVSAATLGAAEGRPARWVPIVGAVGCVIVGLSLPLGSVAAGLAVLAVGVAVFWAVQARHRRD, translated from the coding sequence GTGACGACAGACAGCGACGCGCTGCGACGGCGACTCGGACTGACCGATGCGGTGGTCATCGGCTTGGGATCGATGATCGGGGCGGGGATCTTCGCCGCGCTCGCGCCCGCGGCAGGCGCGGCCGGTAGTTGGCTGTTGCTCGCGTTGGCGGTGGCCGCGCTGCTCGCCTACTGCAACGCGACCTCCTCGGCGCGACTCGCCGCGTTGTATCCGGTTTCGGGTGGCACCTATGTGTACGGCCGCGAACGTCTCGGGGCTTTCTGGGGCTATCTCGCGGGGTGGGGTTTCGTCGTGGGGAAGTCGGCGTCGTGCGCGGCGATGGCGTTGACGGTCGGCAGTTACGCGTGGCCGGAGCACGCACGGGTGGTCGCGGTTGGCACCGTTGTCGCGATCACCGCGATCAATTACACGGGCGTGCAGAAGTCGGCGACGGCCACCAGGATCATCGTTACCGGGGTGCTCGTCGTGCTGGCGACCGTCGTGATCGTCGGGTTCTTCGGAAAGCATTCGGCGGCAACGGCTTTACCGGACAAGGTCGGGGTGCGCGGTGTGCTGGAGGCGGCCGGGCTGCTGTTCTTCGCCTTCGCCGGGTATGCGCGGATCGCGACACTCGGCGAGGAGGTGCGGGAGCCGCGGCGCACCATCCCTCGGGCGATCATGATCGCGCTGGGCGTGGCGCTCGCGGTTTACGCGCTGGTGGCGATCAGCGCGTTGACCGTGCTCGGCTCGGCGGGGTTGACCGCCGGGAGCGACCCGCTGGCCCGGCTGGTCTCAGCCGCGGGCGCACCGGGATGGGCGCCGGTGGTCCGGGCGGGTGCGGTACTCGCCGCGGCCGGGTCGCTGCTCGCGCTGATCCTCGGCGTCTCCCGGACGGTGCTCGCCATGGCGCGCGACCGCTATCTGCCCGGCGCGCTGGCGGCGGTGCATCCGCGGTTCGGTGTGCCGCATCGCGCGGAGCTGGTGGTCAGTGCCTGCGTCGCGGTGATCGCCGGAGTGTTCGATCTGCGTGCGGCGATCGGGTTCTCGTCGTTCACGGTGTTGTTCTACTACCTGATCGCCAATGTCTCGGCGGCGACGCTCGGCGCGGCGGAGGGTCGACCGGCGCGGTGGGTGCCGATCGTCGGTGCGGTCGGCTGCGTGATCGTGGGGTTGTCGCTGCCGTTGGGTTCGGTGGCGGCCGGACTCGCGGTGCTTGCGGTGGGCGTCGCGGTGTTCTGGGCAGTGCAGGCTCGCCATCGGCGCGACTGA
- a CDS encoding Fur family transcriptional regulator, translated as MHTNHTDPRAQLRAAGLRVTAPRVAVLDAVAAAPHVDADRVAATVRETLGSVSTQAVYDVLRACVNAGILRRIEPAGSAALYETRAGDNHHHLVCRSCGTVVDVDCVVGRAPCLEPDDDHGFAVDEAEVVFWGLCPTCRSRRQTS; from the coding sequence ATGCACACTAACCACACCGATCCGCGAGCGCAGTTGCGCGCGGCCGGCCTGCGGGTCACCGCCCCGCGGGTCGCGGTGCTGGACGCGGTCGCGGCCGCCCCGCATGTCGATGCGGACCGGGTGGCCGCCACCGTTCGGGAAACCCTCGGCTCGGTGTCCACGCAGGCCGTCTACGACGTATTGCGGGCCTGCGTGAACGCCGGAATCCTGCGGCGGATCGAGCCTGCCGGTTCGGCCGCGCTGTACGAGACCCGCGCCGGGGACAACCATCACCACCTGGTGTGCCGCAGCTGCGGCACGGTCGTCGACGTCGACTGTGTCGTGGGCAGAGCCCCTTGCCTGGAACCCGATGACGACCACGGGTTCGCGGTCGACGAGGCAGAGGTCGTCTTCTGGGGTCTGTGCCCGACCTGCCGTTCGCGCCGGCAGACATCCTGA